ACGATCGTCACCTGGCCGGGCAGGGTGAGGTTGGCCGCGTTCTGGCGGGCGTGTTCGGCACGATCCGGGCGCTGTTCGACGCCGATTGCGCCGCATCCCGGGTCGGTGCGGCACCACTCGATGGCGATGGATCCGGCCCCGGTGCCCAGGTCCCACAGCATCTGGCCGGGCAGGGGACGCAGCGCCGCCAGGGCGACGGCCCGGATCGGGTGCTTGGTGATCAACCCGTCATGGACGAAATGGCTTTCGGGCAGCCCGGGCGTGCGGCCCAACAGGCTCGAATCAGGGTCAGTGGTCACCGGTTCAGGCTATCGTCCGTGGCCCCCGTGGCGGTATCGGTTCCGGGTGGGCCGGTCATGGTCGACGGGGGCTCAACCCAGCGCGGAACGCACCCAGTCGAGCGTGTCGGCCACGTCATGGAGCACGATTCCGTAGTCAGGGACCGGTGGACGGGCGATCATCACCACGCGGGCACCGGTGCGGGCGGCCACCACGAGTTTCGCGGCTGGCTGATCCCCGCCGGAGTCCTTGGTCACCAGGGTGGCGATGCGATGACCGGGATCGTCCATCAGCGCCTCCTCGGCGGCTTCGCTGAAGGGGCCGCGGGCGTTCAGCAGCCGCCATCGCGGCGGGAGCCCTTCGTCGGGGGCGTCGATCACCCGGTGGGTGATGTCGCGATCACCCAGGGCCAGGTATTCAGCCGTCGCCTGGCGGCCCACGGTGAGCAGCACCGGATCGGGCAGCGCTCGCACCACCCGGACGGCGGAGGCATTGTCGGCCACCCAGATCCAGGTGGCGGCGTCGGGCTGTGCCGCCCAACTGGTGGGCACCAGCCGGGCCAACGGAAGGTCGGCCCGTCGGCAGGCCCGGGCCGCGTGCGCGCTGATGGTGGCCGCGAAGGCATGGGTGGCGTTCACCACCACGCGTGGCCGATTGTCATGCAGCCACCGGGCCAGCCCCTCGACGCCGCCGAAGCCGCCATGGCGCGTGGGGCCCGGTAACTGCCGCGGAGCCCGGGTGCGGCCCGCCAGGGAGGTCAGGGCGCTGATGCCGGCGTCGGTCAGAGTCCGGGCCAGTTGCCGGGCAAGCCGGGTGCCGCCCAGGACCAGCACCTCGGGATCAATGCTGCCCGTAGACATTCTGGTAACGGTCGTTGAGCTTGTCGACGTCGTCGGGGGCGATTTCGATCACCCCACCGAGTTGTTGGGCGGCCCACATCGTGTGCGCCACCTCCTCGGTCATCGCGGCGGCCTTGACCGCGGCCTCGGCGTCGCGCCCGATGGTGAATGGCCCATGGTTCTGCATGAGGACGGCGGGCGACCTGGGGAACTGCTTGAGCGTGTCGACGACACCGGCTCCGATCGCCTCCGATCCGATGAGGCGGAAGGGTCCCACGGGCACGGGGCCACCGAATTCGTCGCCCATCATGGTCAGCGCGCAGGGGATCGACTTCCCGGTGGCCGCCCAGGCGGTGGCATAGGTGGAGTGGGTGTGGCATACGCCGAAGACCTCGGGCATGTGCCGATAGATGTAGGCATGCGAGGAGGTGTCGGAGGAGGGCGAGCCGGCGCCGTCCACGAGGTTGCCCTGCAGGTCGGTGACCACCATCGATTCGGGGGTCAGGTGCTCGTAGCGCACGCCGGAGGGCTTGATCACCAGGAGGTCGGCCGAGTGGAGGCGCTGCGAGACATTGCCCGCGGTCCACATCACGAGGTTCCAGGCCACCAACTGGTCGTGCAGTGCGGCGACGACCTCGCGCACGGCACGGACCTCCGCCCGAGTGGCCTGCGAGAAGTCCTTGAGTGTTGCCATGCGGCTTGCCTTGTCCCGCCCGCGGAACCGGGCGTGTCGCGTGGGGCGCGGAATCGCCGCGTCCGGGTACCGGAGAAGGGACTTGAACCCTCACGCCTTTCGGCACAGGAACCTAAATCCTGCGTGTCTGCCAATTCCACCACTCCGGCTGAGCGCGACCAGTGTAGCGACCGGTGCCGTGGCCCCCGGCGTGGACAGGACGGGGCAGCTGCGCCGTTGCGGGCGCGGTGGCTCAGACCGCGGCGGGGATGCCGAGCTTCTTGCGCAGGCGGTCCACATGGCCGGCGGCGCGCACGTCGTAGAGGGCCTCGCGCACAGTGCCCCTGCCGTCGGCGTCGACGTCCACCACGAAGGTGGAGCGGATGATCCCGTCGATGGGCTTGCCGAAGATCATCTTGGTGCCCCACACGCCGTAGGCATCGATGGCGGTGTGCTGCGGATCGGCCAGCAGCGTGACGCGCAGGTTCTTGCGCATCCGGAACTTCGCCAGCTTGTCGGTGGTGTCGGGTGAGATGCCGATCACGTCGACGCCCGATTGGGTGAACTCGTCGAGTGAGGCGGTGAAGTCGATGGCCTGCACGGTGCATCCGGGGGTGAGGGCCGCGGGGTAGAAGTAGACCACCACGGTGCGTGCGGCGTGGTCGGACAACCGCACGATGTTGCCATCGGCGTCGGGAAGTGCGAATTCAGGGGCCGGGTCACCGGGGGCAAGCGTCGACATGCTCCCAGATTAGGACACCGGCGAAGTCGACCCCGCATTGCACTGTGGCCACGCTATCCCGGGGGTGTGGGGTGAAGGACACCGTGATCTGCAATAGTCTGGGGCGAACAGAAAAGGCCGTCGCGCGCGATTCGTGTGCCTGTGGCGGTTATCGTCATCGACTGGAGGACGCCGTGGCTCAGCCCGAAACCAATATTGACCGGATCCGGGAACGCATTGCCGCCTCCCGCGACGACCTGACCTACGGCATTGAGACGCTCATCTCGACCGTCCACCCGACGGCGCTGAAGAACCGCGCCATCGACGAGGGCAAGGAATTCGCCTCCGAGAAGGCCGACGAGGCCAAGTCGGCATTCATCGACGAGAACGGCCCCCGCTGGGACCGCATCGGCACCGTGGCACTGGCTGCTGCCGGCGTGATCGTGCTGGCGATTTCCGTGCGTGGCCTGGGCCGCGTCATCCGCGGCAAGTGACCCCTCCCGGGGCGCTTGGTACACAGATGTCCGACGACCAGATTCCCGTGACACCTGCGACGGCGGGGGCGAACCCCGTTCCCGTCGCACAGGACGCACAGGACACCTCGTCGACCCTGCAGGCCGCGGCGCCGGCGGACGTGCCTGATGCGGGCCATCTCGAGGAACCGCCGATCCGGATGCTGCACGAGCGCGTACTCGTGTCGATGGAGTCCGAGAAGGGCGAACATCGCAGCGAGGGCGGCATCCTCATCCCGTCCACCGTGCAGATGGCACATCGCCTCGCCTGGGCCCGCGTGATGGCCGTCGGCCCCAGCGTGCGCGCCGTGAAGGTGGGCGACCGGGTGCTGTTCGACCCCGCCGAGCGTTCCGAGGTGGAGGTGCGCAACAAGGTCTACGTCCTGCTGCGCGAACGCGACCTCCACGCGGTGGCCGATGAGCAGCTGTCCGACGCCGAAACCGGGCTCTACCTGTGAAGATGGCACCTCGATTTTGTATGAAAGGCCATCCACTCGTATAGTTGTTTGTCGCACGCGCTGCTAGCTCAACTGGCAGAGCATCTGACTCTTAATCAGAGGGTTCAGGGTTCGAGTCCCTGGCGGCGCACAGTGCAGGAGATTGAACGAAGAGGCTCCTTCCGGATCATCCGGAAGGAGCCTCTTCGTCTGTTCGGTGATGGTTCGGGGCGCTCGTCCGGTAAGGGTCCACCTTCCCGGACCCGCCGCGACGGTGCTCCCTCAGCTGCGCTCGCCGAGCCAGCGGGTGTCCTCCGACAGGCTCTTGGTGTGGCGCACCACATTGATGCGTTGGTGGCGCAGCGTCGCCAGCTCGTCGTTGACCTGTTCGTTGGGCAGCGGTTCGAGCCTGCGGTCCAGGGCGACGCCCAACAGGTAGTCAGCCAGCAGGGGATTGCGCGGCAGCAGGGGGCCATGGGGATAGATGCCCATCACACGCCCCTGGACGGCCCCGTCGGTGCCGTCGCCACGGTTGCCGACGCCGAGCTCCACCCTCGCGAACGGGGCAGCCTTCGGACCCAGGGTCGTATAGCCACCATGGTTCTCAAAGCCGGTCAGCAGGTAGTCGTCGCCCTCGGGCGTCATCCAGTGGCTGAGCACCTCGCCGACGGCGCGGACCGGGCCACGACGGGTGTCCACATCCAGCAGTCCGAGTCCCTCGATCACGGTGTCGTCGTCGCCGACGGTGAAGCTGTTCCCCAGGATCTGGTAGCCGGCGCAGACGGAGAACAGCACGGCCCCGTCGTCCAGCGCCCGGAAGAGCCCACCATCGGCCCGCAGGGCGTCCACGGCCGCGATCTGGGCCTGGTCCTCGCCGCCACCCAGCAGGTAGACGGCCCCGTTGGTGGGCACCGGCTGGCCCGGTTCCACCATGATGAGCTCCGAGGCGATGCCGCGCCACGACAGGCGCTTGGCCAGCACCATGCCATTGCCGCGGTCGCCGTAGATGCCCAGCAGGCTCTGGTAGACCACCACGATCTTGATCGGCTTCACCATGTCACGCCACCCATCCGGCACAGGTTGAGGAAGGCCGTATAGGTCGCGAGCACGTCGACCTGGCCGGGATAGTCGCCGTGCAGTGCCTCGGACAGGTCAGGGACGATCGAGTGCTCCACCTCGGCGTACGAAAGCCGCACCGCCAGGTCCTGGGCCCGCGGGCCGGTGCACACCACGTGCTTGCCCGCCAATTGCTCGAAGTCGACATCCCACAGCCAGCTCACGTCGGCGCCATCGGCGATGGCCGAGTCGATGGCCAGGATCACCGGATCGGAGTCCATGATGAGGATCGATTCGGCCCATCCGGCCGGGTTCTTGGCGAGCAGCAGGCGTGCCCGCGTCTCGCCGAAGGTGCCCACCGCGAAGCGGCCTGCGGGCGCCCGGACGCCGGCCATGGCGTCCAGGGCGATCTGCGGGTCGACGCCCATGATGATGGCCGCGGCGAAGGCGCAGGTGGCGTTGCCGCGGTTGAAGCGTCCGGGGACCTGCAGGTGCAGCGTCCAGTGCTGGCCCTGCGGGGTGGAGATGTCGTCGCCACGCACGGTGAAATCGGGCTGGTGCATCCGCAGCGGGCAGCCGGGGCAGTGCCAGTCGTCGGTCTGGTAGATGAGCACCGAACCGCAGTTCGGGCACAGCGCGGCATCCTGCGTCCAGCCGACCCCCATGTCGACCCACACGGCGCGGTGGGCGGCCTCCGCCGACCAGGTGACCAGGGGGTCATGGATGTTCGCCACGGCGACCGGACCAGCGGTGCCGGTGGCGATCAGGGCATCGCGCCACTTCTTGCCGAGTGACTTGATCTCATGGTGGCGGTCGAGCTGGTCGCGGCTGAAGTTCAGCATGATGAGCACTTCGGGATGGCCCTGGGTGATGAGCTCGGGCACCACCTGCTCATCGGTCTCCAGCACGGCTAGGGGTGCCGACATGTTCTGCGAGATCGCCGAGGCGATGCCCTCGCGGAGGTTGGCGCCGTCGGCATTGGTCACCACATTCTGGTCGCCCTTGACGGCGCGCAGGGCGGCGGTCAGCAGGTGCGTGGTGGTGGTCTTGCCGTTGGTGCCCGAGACGGCGGCGATGCGGCGCCCGGCGATCAGCTCGTCGAAGGCGGGCGGATAGAGCTTGGTGATCACCTGGCCCCGGATCGAGGTGCCGGTGCCGCGTCCGGCGGCCCGCGACGCCAACGCGGCCAGGTTGCCCAGCCCGATGGCGGCATCGCGCCAGACGCGACGTCCCAGTCCGGTGCCGAACGGGAGGGCGTTGATGGGTTGGGCTCGTCCGGGTGCGGGCCTCGAGCTGTTCGACGGCATGGCCCCCATTGTGGCAGCCCGTGCATAACGCCTTGCCGGGATGGCGGTCAGCGTGTCGCCCGGTGGGCCGCGGCCGGGGCTCCCGGGGGTGACGGGGGATGTGGCCGGGTGCTCAGGCGGTGAGTGCTGCCCGCAGCGTGTCCTGGGCGTCGTCGTCCATGCCCAGGCCGTCGCGGAAATAGCCGGTGATGGAGCCGAACCGCGAGGTCATCTCGGTGAGCGCGGTCTGCAGGTACTTGGGGTCGACGCCCAGTACGGGGGTGAGCGTCGAGGGGTCGCCGCCGCCGCCGGTGAACTTCTTGATCATGGCCGCGGCGCTGCGTGGCAGGTACTGGTTCGTCAGTTCGTAGTCGTGGAAGACGTCCGCCTCGTCGACGCCCAGGAGCAGCAGCAGTGCGGCCGCGGCCCAGCCGGTGCGGTCCTTGCCGGAGGTGCAGTGGAACAGGGCCGGGCGGTTCGCCGGGTCGGCAATGTCGGTGAAGAAGGACCGGTAGGCGCGCAGGGCGCTGTCGGACGAGACGATCTGGCGGTAGGTCTCGTCGAAGATGGCTGCGGTCTGGTCGCCGGCGAGCAGCTGCGAGGCACGCAGGGGGTCCTTGATGGCCTCGAGCATCTCGTCGGGGGCCGCACTGGCGGCGTCGGCCAGCACGTCGGCGAGCACCACGTGCATGCCGTCGGGCACCACGTCGGATTGGGCGGTGCGTTCCACCTCGGTGCGGAAGTCGAAGATCGTGCGGATGTCGCGGCGCTGCAGGGCGTCGGCATCGGCGGGGGACAGGCGGCTCAGCGCCGCCGAGCGGTAGAGCACGCCGGTGCGCACCCGGCCGCCGCCGGCGATCGGGTAGCCGCCGATGTCGCGCAGGTTGGGCAGCGACTCGAGCTCGATGTGGGCTCCCGGTGCGGGTTGGCTGGCAGGGTTCGCGGTCACGGGGCGACGCTACCAAGCCGACCCCCGGGTTCGTCCGGAAGATTGGGGGCGCCGCTCAGGGCGGGCCGGCTCAGGACCCCAGGTACTCGGCGAGGTAGCGGGCGGTGGGCCCGGAACCGGTGGCGGCCAGGTCAGCCGGATGGCCCTCGAAGGTGACCTGGCCGCCCTGGTTGCCGGCCCCGGGGCCCATGTCGATGATCCAGTCGGCGTGGGCCATCACGGCCAGGTCGTGCTCCACCACGATCAGGGAGTGCCCCTGGTTCACGAGCTTGTCGAGCAGCGCGAGCAGTTGCTCCACATCGGCCGGATGCAGTCCGGCAGTGGGTTCGTCGAGCACCTGGATGCCGCCCCTGGCCCCCAGCTGGATGGCCAGCTTGAGTCGTTGGCGCTCTCCGCCAGACAGGGTCGTGAGCGGCTGGCCGAGCGACAGGTAGCCCAGCCCGACGTCGATCATGCGTCCCACGATCTTCTGGGCGGCGGCGATCTTGGCCGGTCCGGCGCCGAAGTAGTCGCGCGCCTCGTCGAACGGCAGGGCGAGCACCTGGGAGATGTCGAGGCCGGCCAGCTTGTAGAGCAGCACGCCCGGCTCGAAGCGCTTGCCCTCACAGACCTCGCAGACGCTGGAGACCCCACCCATCATCGCCAGATCGGTGTAGACCACACCGGCACCGTGGCAGTTCGGGCAGGCTCCCTCGGAGTTGGAGCTGAACAGCGCCGGCTTGACGCCGTTGGCCTTGGCGAAGGCCTTGCGCACCGGGTCGAGCAGTCCGGTGTAGGTGGCGGGGTTGGAGCGGCGTGAGCTCTTGACCTGCGTCTGGTCGATGTAGACCGCCTCGGCGTCGGCGGGCAGTGATTCCTGCACCAGCGAGCTCTTGCCGGAGCCGGCGACGCCGGTGACCACGCAGAGCACTCCCAGCGGGATGTCGACGCTCACATCGCGCAGGTTGTGCAGGCTGGCGTGGCGGATCGGCAGGGTTCCGGTGGGGGTGCGCCAGGCCTGCTTGGCCGCAACGCGGTCGTCCAGGTGGCGGCCGGTCAGGGTGTCGGACGCCCGCAGCCCGGCCAGGTCACCCTGGCAGCAGAGTTCGCCGCCGTGGGACCCGGCGCCGGGTCCGAGGTCGACGATGTGGTCGGCGATGCGGATTGTCTCTGGTTCGTGCTCCACCACCAGCACCGTGTTGCCCTTGTCGCGCAGCTGCAACAGCATCTGGTTCATGCGGTGCACGTCGGCGGGGTGCAGGCCGGCGGTGGGCTCGTCGAACACATAGGTGATATCGGTCAGTGGCGAGCCGATGTTGCGGATGAGCTTGACGCGCTGTGATTCGCCGCCCGACAGGGTGCCCGACGCCCGATTCAGGCTCAGGTAGCCCAGGCCGATGTCGTCGAAGGCGGTGAGGATCGCGCGCAGGGTGGTGACCAGCGGGCCCAGTCCCGGCAGCTCGAGGCCACCGAGCCAGTCGGCCAATTCGGTGACCTGCAGGGCATTCGCGTCGGCGATCGACAGGCCGTCGATCTTCGACGAGCGGGCTTCGGCAGACAGTCGCGTGCCGTCGCAGTCGGGGCAGGTGGCGAAGGTGACCGCCTTGTCGACGAAGGCCCGGATATGTGGCTGCATCTGTTCGGGGTCCTTGGACAACATCGATTTCTGAAGGCGCGGCACGAGGCCCTCGTAGGTCATATTGATGCCGGCGATCTTGCGGCGTTCCGGCTCGTGGTAGAGGAAGTCGTTCAGTTCCTTCTTGGTGAACTGCTTGATGGGCTTGTCGGGGCTGTACATGCCCGATTCGGCGTAGATGCGGTAGTTCCAGCCGCCGGCCTTGTATCCGGGGGCCAGCATGGCGCCCTGGGACAGTGACAGGTCCTCGTCGTAGAGCTCGGCCAGCTTGAATTCGGAGATGGTGCCGCGTCCCTCGCAGCGGGGGCACATGCCGCCGACCACGTTGAAGGAGCGCTTCACGGCCTGGGCTTGTCCGGTGGTTCCCTTCTTGACGGTCATCGTGCCGCCGCCGCGCATCGTGGCCACGTTGAACGAGAACGCCTTGGGTGAGCCGATGTGGGGGCTGCCGGCGCGGCTGAAGAGCACCCGCAGGAAGGCGTCGGCGTCGGTGACGGTGCCGACGGTGGAGCGCGGGTTGGCGCCGAGTTGCGCCTGGTCCACCACGATCGCGGTGGTGAGGCCCGACAGGAGGTCGACGTCCGGACGGCCCAGGGTGGGCATGAATCCCTGCAGGAAGGCGCTGTAGGTCTCGTCGATGAGGCGACGCGATTCCGAGGCGATGGTGTCGAACACCAGGGAGCTCTTGCCCGATCCCGAGACCCCGGTGAACACAGTGAGCTTGCGCTTGGGGATCTCCAGCGTGATGTTCTTCAGGTTGTTCTCGCGGGCGCCCTGCACCCGGATCATGTCGTGTGGAGCTGAGGCCATGGGAAGAAGTGTATGGAGCGGGATGCGGGGATGGGTCTGTCCATACTGGTGACATGGACAACGTGGACGATGGCGCGCTCACGAGCACCGATGCCGTCGGGTTGGCGCGCGAGGTAGCGACGCGGGCCCATGCCGGCCAGGTGGACAAGGCGGGGGAGCCCTACATCGGTCACCCACGGCGGGTGGCGCGGCGTGCCGGCGAACTGGCTGGCGGGCGGGGGTCGGGGTTCCGCGATGCGGCGGAGGCGGTCGGCTGGCTGCACGACGTGGTGGAGGACACCGAGCTGGATGGCCCAGACCTTCGTCGGCTCGGGTTCAGCGACGAGGTTGTGGCGGCGGTGTTGGCGCTGACGCGCAGGGTGGGGGAGCCCGAGCCCGATTATGCGGCGCGGGTTGCCGCGAATGAGCTCGCGATGGTCGTGAAGCGCGCAGACCTGGCCGATAACACCGACCCGGCTCGCACGGCGTTGCTCGATGAGGAGACCCGGGTGCGGTTGGCGGAGAAGTATCGGGTGTTTCGGGGGTTGTTGGATGCGGCCTTGTTCGAAGCGGGTGAGTGAGTCGGCCTGCTATGCGTCGTCGCTGTCGGCCTTGGAGGGCCAGTTGATCGCAGTGCTTCTTGAGATGCCCGCCGCCGCGACCGGCACACCGTTGCGGGTGGCGGCTACCAACTCCTGCTTAAGTGTCCTTCCTCGGGAGGTTGTGAACGGTTCGGGTCGTAAGGGAAGACCTCCGGGCAGGATGTGGGTTACCACACTCAATCCTGACCACGGAGGCCTTCATGACTCACGCTAACGCACCCTTGACTCCTGCGGGCCGTCGCCGGTTGGCGATCGTGGTCGTCGAAGCGGGATGGTCACTGCGCCGGGCTGCGGAACGGTTTCAGGTATTAGTGGGCGCCGCGAAACGGTAGGCCGATCGTTACCTGAACGGTGAATCTTTGACTGGCCTGTCGGCGCCTCTGGCGAGTTGTCCATGACGCCCGGAACGGGCCACGGAGTATGTTCCGCGTTCTCCGACCACATACCCAACTGCGCGGGCAAGAACACCTAGGGGTCGCCCCATCTCGGCGGAGGGTGCTTTGCTGCGAACACACAAAAACGGCCCCCGCAGGGACCGTCCTCGTGTCATAGGTGGGGTGGATGACGAGACTTGAACTCGCGACCACCTGGACCACAACCAGGGGCTCTACCAGCTGAGCTACATCCACCATCGCTGCCCCGTGGGGCAGCTGTTGTATGTTAGCGGACCTTCAATGGTCACCCAAAATCGGCGACCCTCCGAGTCAGTCCTTGGAAGCCGAACCGGTGTCGGGCTCGCCGGCGAAATCGGCCTCGGGCGGCTCGTCGGGGTCCGAGAATCCGGTGAGGCTGCCCTGGTACTTGTGGGCGAGCGCACGTGCCTCGGACGCCGTGGGGCCGGGCTCGGGAACCATGATCGCGGCGCGGAAGTACTTCAACTCCTCGATCGATTCCTGGATGTCGGCCAGCGCACGATGGTTGCCGTGCTTGTCGGGGGCCTGGTAGTAGGTGCGCGGGTACCAGCGCTTGGCGAGCTCCTTGATCGAGCTCACGTCCACATTGCGGTAGTGCACCCAGGCCTCGAGCTCGGGCATGTCCTTGGCCAGGAAGGTGCGGTCGGTGCCGATCGTGTTGCCGGCCAGCGGCGCCTTGCGCTCGGTGGGCACGTACTTCTTGATGTAGGCGAGCACCTGCTCCTCGGCCTCGCGCATCGTCGTCTTCACGTTCTTCAGCTCCGCGAGCAGACCCGACTTGGTGTGCATCTCGGTCACGAACTCACCCATATGGTCGAGGGCGTGTTTGCTGGGCTGGACGAGCACATCAATGCCATCGCCCTGCACATTGAGTTCGCCGTCTGTGACCAGACAGGCAACCTCAATCAGTTCGTCGTTGGCAAGGTCAAGCCCCGTCATTTCGCAGTCGATCCACACGAGCATGTCTTTCATAACGCACAACTCTAGCCCCGGGTCGACGCGTCACCCGACGGTTCGGGTCCCGGGCCACCGCCAGCACCCACCGTCACCTCGGCCTCGTCGGGCACCACCTCACGCGGCACATAGCGGGCCAGCCAGCCGGTGCCGGCCAATCCGATCGCCCCCACCAGGATCGATGCGAAGGGCAGGCTCACCAGTGCGGTCGCGGCGCTGACGATCAGCGGTCCCAGTGCGGCGCCGCCGTCGCCGAAGACACGCCATCCGGCCAGGAACTGCGGACGCCCATAACTGGGGGACATGTCGGCGCCCAGCGTGTTGACGATTCCGCTCGACACGCCGTTGCCGAAGCCGAGCAGGCAGGCGACCAGCGCAATCGTGCCGGCGGTGTGGCTCAGCGGGAGCGCCAACAGGCACAGGCTCATCACGGCGATCGTGGGCACCGACACGAACCAGCGTCCGAAGCGGTCCATGATCCATCCGCCGGGGAAGAACAGCAGCACGTCGAAGCCCATTGAGATCGAATAGATCAGGCTGGTGGCCGCCGGCGAGATGCCATGCGCCTCACACCACAGCGGGATGATCGTCTGGCGCACCGAGCGGATCAGCATCAGGCACAGGCACCCGACACCCAGCGTCAACAACACGTGGCGGTGCTGCCGCAGGATGTCGAAGGTGGCCGGATGGTCCTCCTGCTGGCGCTGGCGGATACCCCGCAGGCCCGTCGGCTCGCCCGGAAGTGAGGGCATGGCCAACGTCACGACAGCGGCCAGGAAGCTCATCGCCCCGGCGAAGCAGAAGGCGGTGATCAGGTCCCAGCGGGTGATCACCGCGGCCGCCGCCAGGGGTCCGATGAACCAACCGATGCGGAA
The window above is part of the Propionibacterium freudenreichii subsp. freudenreichii genome. Proteins encoded here:
- the cbiT gene encoding precorrin-6Y C5,15-methyltransferase (decarboxylating) subunit CbiT, giving the protein MTTDPDSSLLGRTPGLPESHFVHDGLITKHPIRAVALAALRPLPGQMLWDLGTGAGSIAIEWCRTDPGCGAIGVEQRPDRAEHARQNAANLTLPGQVTIVESDIEQALPQLPDPDAIFIGGGLTASLAARCIDALHTGGRFVVNAVTLEAELVIGQLALDHGGELMRLEVHNGDHIGALHGFKPLRMVTSWTWVKP
- a CDS encoding cobalt-precorrin-6A reductase, encoding MSTGSIDPEVLVLGGTRLARQLARTLTDAGISALTSLAGRTRAPRQLPGPTRHGGFGGVEGLARWLHDNRPRVVVNATHAFAATISAHAARACRRADLPLARLVPTSWAAQPDAATWIWVADNASAVRVVRALPDPVLLTVGRQATAEYLALGDRDITHRVIDAPDEGLPPRWRLLNARGPFSEAAEEALMDDPGHRIATLVTKDSGGDQPAAKLVVAARTGARVVMIARPPVPDYGIVLHDVADTLDWVRSALG
- a CDS encoding L-ribulose-5-phosphate 4-epimerase, producing MATLKDFSQATRAEVRAVREVVAALHDQLVAWNLVMWTAGNVSQRLHSADLLVIKPSGVRYEHLTPESMVVTDLQGNLVDGAGSPSSDTSSHAYIYRHMPEVFGVCHTHSTYATAWAATGKSIPCALTMMGDEFGGPVPVGPFRLIGSEAIGAGVVDTLKQFPRSPAVLMQNHGPFTIGRDAEAAVKAAAMTEEVAHTMWAAQQLGGVIEIAPDDVDKLNDRYQNVYGQH
- the bcp gene encoding thioredoxin-dependent thiol peroxidase gives rise to the protein MSTLAPGDPAPEFALPDADGNIVRLSDHAARTVVVYFYPAALTPGCTVQAIDFTASLDEFTQSGVDVIGISPDTTDKLAKFRMRKNLRVTLLADPQHTAIDAYGVWGTKMIFGKPIDGIIRSTFVVDVDADGRGTVREALYDVRAAGHVDRLRKKLGIPAAV
- a CDS encoding DUF3618 domain-containing protein; its protein translation is MAQPETNIDRIRERIAASRDDLTYGIETLISTVHPTALKNRAIDEGKEFASEKADEAKSAFIDENGPRWDRIGTVALAAAGVIVLAISVRGLGRVIRGK
- a CDS encoding GroES family chaperonin encodes the protein MLHERVLVSMESEKGEHRSEGGILIPSTVQMAHRLAWARVMAVGPSVRAVKVGDRVLFDPAERSEVEVRNKVYVLLRERDLHAVADEQLSDAETGLYL
- a CDS encoding type 1 glutamine amidotransferase, which gives rise to MVKPIKIVVVYQSLLGIYGDRGNGMVLAKRLSWRGIASELIMVEPGQPVPTNGAVYLLGGGEDQAQIAAVDALRADGGLFRALDDGAVLFSVCAGYQILGNSFTVGDDDTVIEGLGLLDVDTRRGPVRAVGEVLSHWMTPEGDDYLLTGFENHGGYTTLGPKAAPFARVELGVGNRGDGTDGAVQGRVMGIYPHGPLLPRNPLLADYLLGVALDRRLEPLPNEQVNDELATLRHQRINVVRHTKSLSEDTRWLGERS
- a CDS encoding Mur ligase family protein: MPSNSSRPAPGRAQPINALPFGTGLGRRVWRDAAIGLGNLAALASRAAGRGTGTSIRGQVITKLYPPAFDELIAGRRIAAVSGTNGKTTTTHLLTAALRAVKGDQNVVTNADGANLREGIASAISQNMSAPLAVLETDEQVVPELITQGHPEVLIMLNFSRDQLDRHHEIKSLGKKWRDALIATGTAGPVAVANIHDPLVTWSAEAAHRAVWVDMGVGWTQDAALCPNCGSVLIYQTDDWHCPGCPLRMHQPDFTVRGDDISTPQGQHWTLHLQVPGRFNRGNATCAFAAAIIMGVDPQIALDAMAGVRAPAGRFAVGTFGETRARLLLAKNPAGWAESILIMDSDPVILAIDSAIADGADVSWLWDVDFEQLAGKHVVCTGPRAQDLAVRLSYAEVEHSIVPDLSEALHGDYPGQVDVLATYTAFLNLCRMGGVTW
- a CDS encoding tyrosine-protein phosphatase translates to MTANPASQPAPGAHIELESLPNLRDIGGYPIAGGGRVRTGVLYRSAALSRLSPADADALQRRDIRTIFDFRTEVERTAQSDVVPDGMHVVLADVLADAASAAPDEMLEAIKDPLRASQLLAGDQTAAIFDETYRQIVSSDSALRAYRSFFTDIADPANRPALFHCTSGKDRTGWAAAALLLLLGVDEADVFHDYELTNQYLPRSAAAMIKKFTGGGGDPSTLTPVLGVDPKYLQTALTEMTSRFGSITGYFRDGLGMDDDAQDTLRAALTA
- a CDS encoding ATP-binding cassette domain-containing protein, which produces MASAPHDMIRVQGARENNLKNITLEIPKRKLTVFTGVSGSGKSSLVFDTIASESRRLIDETYSAFLQGFMPTLGRPDVDLLSGLTTAIVVDQAQLGANPRSTVGTVTDADAFLRVLFSRAGSPHIGSPKAFSFNVATMRGGGTMTVKKGTTGQAQAVKRSFNVVGGMCPRCEGRGTISEFKLAELYDEDLSLSQGAMLAPGYKAGGWNYRIYAESGMYSPDKPIKQFTKKELNDFLYHEPERRKIAGINMTYEGLVPRLQKSMLSKDPEQMQPHIRAFVDKAVTFATCPDCDGTRLSAEARSSKIDGLSIADANALQVTELADWLGGLELPGLGPLVTTLRAILTAFDDIGLGYLSLNRASGTLSGGESQRVKLIRNIGSPLTDITYVFDEPTAGLHPADVHRMNQMLLQLRDKGNTVLVVEHEPETIRIADHIVDLGPGAGSHGGELCCQGDLAGLRASDTLTGRHLDDRVAAKQAWRTPTGTLPIRHASLHNLRDVSVDIPLGVLCVVTGVAGSGKSSLVQESLPADAEAVYIDQTQVKSSRRSNPATYTGLLDPVRKAFAKANGVKPALFSSNSEGACPNCHGAGVVYTDLAMMGGVSSVCEVCEGKRFEPGVLLYKLAGLDISQVLALPFDEARDYFGAGPAKIAAAQKIVGRMIDVGLGYLSLGQPLTTLSGGERQRLKLAIQLGARGGIQVLDEPTAGLHPADVEQLLALLDKLVNQGHSLIVVEHDLAVMAHADWIIDMGPGAGNQGGQVTFEGHPADLAATGSGPTARYLAEYLGS
- a CDS encoding HD domain-containing protein — translated: MDNVDDGALTSTDAVGLAREVATRAHAGQVDKAGEPYIGHPRRVARRAGELAGGRGSGFRDAAEAVGWLHDVVEDTELDGPDLRRLGFSDEVVAAVLALTRRVGEPEPDYAARVAANELAMVVKRADLADNTDPARTALLDEETRVRLAEKYRVFRGLLDAALFEAGE
- the orn gene encoding oligoribonuclease: MLVWIDCEMTGLDLANDELIEVACLVTDGELNVQGDGIDVLVQPSKHALDHMGEFVTEMHTKSGLLAELKNVKTTMREAEEQVLAYIKKYVPTERKAPLAGNTIGTDRTFLAKDMPELEAWVHYRNVDVSSIKELAKRWYPRTYYQAPDKHGNHRALADIQESIEELKYFRAAIMVPEPGPTASEARALAHKYQGSLTGFSDPDEPPEADFAGEPDTGSASKD